The genomic stretch CCTCACCAGCGCGTACGTCGCTTCACTGATATTCACGCGGCCCGGCTCCCCGCTGCTCTCCATGCGGCTGGCCGTGTTCACGGTGTCGCCCCAGATGTCGTAGGCGAACTTCTTCACGCCCACGATGCCCGCCACCACTGGGCCGGTATGGATCCCGATGCGCACCTCGAAGTAGGGCAGCCCTCTTGCGATCTTGTCCCGCTTGCCCTGTTCAATGAAATCGCGCAGCGCGAGCGCGGCCCTCACCGCATCGGCGGCATGCGTTGCGTTGGCCACGGGCAGCCCGCCGGCGGCCATGTACGCATCGCCGATGGTCTTGATCTTCTCCATGCCGTTCTCTTCCATGATCAGGTCGAACGCGCTGAAGCACTCATGGATGTCGCGCACCAGCTCCTTGGGGCTGAGCTTCTCGCTGATGGCGGTGAAGCCCTTGAAGTCCGTGAAGAGCACGGTGACCTCGTCGATCAGGCGCGCCTCAGCCTCGCCCTTCGCCTTCAGCTCGGCCGCCACCTCCTCTGGCAGGATGTTGAGCAGCAGGCCCTCACTGATGTCCTTCTCCTTCTGGATGGCCGACTTGGCGCGATGCACGTAACGCAAACGGCTCCAGAGCCCCACGGACAGGATGAGCGCTACGACCCCAATGGAGATGTAGATGTTCCTGGCACGAATCCGCTGCTCATCGCGCAGGTCCTTTTCAAGGTTATCCGCCTTCAGGCCCAGGATCTCCTTCTCCTTCTTCTCGCTCTCGTACTTCTCCTGCATCTCGGCGAGCACCTTCACCCGCTCGATCCCGAGCAGGCTGTCCTTCAGGGCCAGGTGCACCCGAAGGTGATCCACGGCCCTGTCCGACCGACCCAGGGCGAGGAAAGAATCGCTGATCCACTTCTCCAGGTTGACCCGCTCCTCGAGCATGCCTTTGCGCGTGGCCACGGCCAGGGCGGAATCCATGAGGTTCAGCGCAGCGCGATGGTCACCGACGACCGCCCGGTTGTATCCGAGGTTCATCCATTGCTTCACCATGAAGATGGAATCGCCCTTCTCACGGGCTGCCGAGAATGCGAGCCGGTAGTAGTGATCCGAGCTGTCGATGTCGCCGCTCATCTCCTTGATCACTCCGATGTTCGTGAGCGCCCCATCCGCATCGTAGTGGTCGTTATCCTTCGTGGCCAGCCTGTAAACGGTGCGGAAGGCGGCGAGGGCTCCATCCAGATCCCCGGCATTGGCACGGGCGATCGCCTGGTTGGTCACCAATCCGTTCCGGATCGAAGCGGGTTTCCAGGCCGGATTCCATAGCGCGAGCGCCACGCTCCCGATGGAATCCGCTTTGGCATTCTCCAGCAGGCTCAAATGGATGTTGCTCTTGGCGAGGTAGGCGCGCATCAGCCCCAGGCTGTCGCACCCCGGCCGGAAATAATCGAAGGAGCGCTGCATCGCGGTCATGGCCGAATCCAATTGGCCCAATTGCTCGAAGCTGCGGCTCCGGAACGTCGAGACCCGCCCCATCCGGCACGTATCGAGCGCTTGCCCATAGATCCTCAACAAGCGTTCGGTCAACGCCAGCGTGCGCGCGGGCGGGCGGGCCCGGTTCTGTTCCAGTTCAGCGGAAACACTATCGGCCCACGCTAGATCGATGGGGCTCACGGCACCCTGCTGCCCATTCACCGCAACGGCGATCAACAGGCAGCAGGATGCCGCTATGAGAGTGCTTCCTTCGATCCGGATCCTACTTCCCACGAGTCTTACGGATCGTCTTGGCCGCTTTCCGCGCCGGCTTCGCGGCCGCCTTCTTCACGGCCTTCTTGGCGGCTTTCTTGGCGGCCTTCTTCCCGGCAGGCTTTGTTGCCTTGCGCACTGCGGCCTTGCGGACCGGGCGCCTGACCGTGCCTCCGCCGGTGCCGCGCATGAACCGCACGGTGCTGCCAGTGCCACTGCCCGAGATGGCGATGGTCCAGTTGGAGCTGTTGCTGGGCGAGGTGAATGCAGCGGTCACTTGGACGTAGTTCTTCGTTGACGCTTTCACCTGGCAGGTGGCGCTCACCTGGTTGGTGGTCTTCGAAACGATCTGTGGGTTGGACGCGGCACCGGAGACCGAGAACGTGATGATGCTGGTGCTGCCGGTATCCTTCTGGCCCACGCACGTCCACGTGTAGGTGCCATCGGAGCCATTGGCTGGCGTAACGGTCACGTTCCTGGGTGCTGGATCGGTGTTGGAACTAACGATCACCGGATTGGAGAGACGCGTGTCGGCCATGGTTACGAGTGGTGTTTGGTTTGGTCGTGTAATGTAGGGAAAGCAA from Flavobacteriales bacterium encodes the following:
- a CDS encoding adenylate/guanylate cyclase domain-containing protein — protein: MIAVAVNGQQGAVSPIDLAWADSVSAELEQNRARPPARTLALTERLLRIYGQALDTCRMGRVSTFRSRSFEQLGQLDSAMTAMQRSFDYFRPGCDSLGLMRAYLAKSNIHLSLLENAKADSIGSVALALWNPAWKPASIRNGLVTNQAIARANAGDLDGALAAFRTVYRLATKDNDHYDADGALTNIGVIKEMSGDIDSSDHYYRLAFSAAREKGDSIFMVKQWMNLGYNRAVVGDHRAALNLMDSALAVATRKGMLEERVNLEKWISDSFLALGRSDRAVDHLRVHLALKDSLLGIERVKVLAEMQEKYESEKKEKEILGLKADNLEKDLRDEQRIRARNIYISIGVVALILSVGLWSRLRYVHRAKSAIQKEKDISEGLLLNILPEEVAAELKAKGEAEARLIDEVTVLFTDFKGFTAISEKLSPKELVRDIHECFSAFDLIMEENGMEKIKTIGDAYMAAGGLPVANATHAADAVRAALALRDFIEQGKRDKIARGLPYFEVRIGIHTGPVVAGIVGVKKFAYDIWGDTVNTASRMESSGEPGRVNISEATYALVREVKEVRDGREVPAFEFTPRGKVQAKGKGEVEMWFVERA